tgatgaATTCATTTTTAGTACAGTAGATAGGATGAAAATGTAGGAGATGCAAATTAACAATAAtggaatatacaaaaatattacatTGCCCAACATTATAGCAATCTCATTCAAGGAAATATCTGCACAAGCCAGCTTGACAAAAGCCATTATTTCACAAACAAAGTGGTTAATGACATTTTTTCCACAGAAGGGCAACCGTATTGCAAGTATAGTTTCTGTCAGTGAATTGAGAAAGCCCATTCCCCAGGAGAGGGCTGCCATCTGAATGCAAAGTGCCTTGCTCATGATGATGGGGTATCTCAGAGGGTTACAGATGGCCACGTAACGGTCATATGCCATCACTGCTAAGAGCACACATTCTGTGCATGCCATAGTGTAGGAGACAGACATCTGAACAACACACCTAGTGAAGGAGATGGTTTTTTTCTGTGATAGGAAGTGAATCAACACTGAGGGGGTAAAGGAGGATGTGTAACAAATGTCTAGGAGGGAAAGATTAccaaggaagaagtacatgggagtGTGGAGGCGGGAATCCAGGAGAATTAGTATGATCAAGGTGCTGTTCCCCAGCAGGATCACCAGGTACATCATCAAGCACATGACGAAAAGGAGTTTTTCCACTTTGGGGTACTCAGAAAGTCCCTGCAGAATGAACTCAATCTCTGTCCAGTTCGTcctgtccattttatttttctatacctGGAGTAATCCAGAAGAGAAAACTTCATGTGAGCATAACGCGTCAGTGCCTATTACCATGTGCAGTGAGAGATCACTGGGGGAGGTGCACCAAGTGTGTCCACACTAGCTGGAGTGGTGCTAAGAGCTCTGAGTTTAGCGTTTTGAATTTCTCTTCTGGTACATATAGGAAGGGATTGAAGACGTGTAATAATTACATTGACCAGCTCTTCAAAAATATAGGCTCTTGTATTCCATTCCTGAGATAGTAATACACAGTTCTGAGGCAGGAAAGAACTATTTGCATCTTAACAAGCATCCGttatttcctgttctttggaCCCACAGCCTACATTTTGAATATCATCATTTTGGAGAGAGTATGCTTCATCTATTATAAATAACtatgtatttgattttatttcatggaAGTCATAAACAATATTATTAGGTCaggattttataatttaatatattcacacataTTACTCATTTTATCATCACTATAATTCTCTGAGGAAAGTGAAATTCATAGaggtaaaatgtatataaaaacagACTGTGATCCACtattccaatttattttctaactttataGCACCtgccagtttatttattttttatttttttttatgaaatttattgacaaattggtttccatacaacacccagtgctcatcccaaaaggtgccctcctcaatacccatcacccaccctctcctccctcctaccccccatcaaccctcagtttgttttcagtttttatttttttaaaaaaaatttttttttcaatgtttatttatttttgggacagagagagacaaagcatgaacgggggaggggcagagagagagggagacacagaattggaaacaggctccaggctctgagccatcagcccagagcctgacgcggggctcgaacttccagaccgcgagatcgtgacctggctgaagtcggacgcttaaccaactgcgccacccaggcgcccctgttctcagtttttaacagtctcttatgctttggctctctcccattctaacctctttgtgtttttttttccttcccctcccccatgggttcctgttaagtttctcaggatccacataagagtgaaaccatatggtatctgtctttctctgtatggcttatttcacttagcatcacactctccagttccaaccacgttgctacaaaaggccatatttcattttttctcattgccacgtaatattccattgtgtatataaaccacaatttctttatccattcatcagttgatggacatttaggctctttccataatttggctattgttgagagtgctgctatgaacattggggcacaagtggccctatgcatcagtactcctgtatcccttggataaattcctagcagtgctattgctgggtcatagggtaggtctatttttaattttctgaggaacctccacactgctttccagagcggctgcaccagtttgcattcccaccaagagtgcaagagg
The Prionailurus viverrinus isolate Anna chromosome D4, UM_Priviv_1.0, whole genome shotgun sequence genome window above contains:
- the LOC125150049 gene encoding olfactory receptor 13C7-like, giving the protein MDRTNWTEIEFILQGLSEYPKVEKLLFVMCLMMYLVILLGNSTLIILILLDSRLHTPMYFFLGNLSLLDICYTSSFTPSVLIHFLSQKKTISFTRCVVQMSVSYTMACTECVLLAVMAYDRYVAICNPLRYPIIMSKALCIQMAALSWGMGFLNSLTETILAIRLPFCGKNVINHFVCEIMAFVKLACADISLNEIAIMLGNVIFLYIPLLLICISYIFILSTVLKMNSSEGRKKAFSTCSAHLTVVTMFYGTILFIYMKPKSKDSAIDKLIALFYGVVTPMLNPIIYSLRNTEVLGALRKLMSRHCFWRKG